DNA sequence from the Bradyrhizobium diazoefficiens genome:
GCACGTTCCGACGATGAGCCCAGCGCGCCGAAGGGGCGCGGGAAGAGCAAGGATCCACCATGGCTTCGCAATCCGCATTGCCGCGCCGCAGACTTGGCCGGACCGAACTTCAAGTCTCCGTCCTCGGGTTCGGAACTGCGCCGCTCGGCGATCTCTTCCTTGAGCTCGATGATCACACGGCGATCGCCGCCGCAAGCCGCGCCTTCGAACTCGGCATCAATTTAGTCGATACATCGCCACATTACGGCAACGGTCTGTCGGAGCACCGCTGCGGAACCGCGCTCCGGCGAGTAAAGCGCCAGGACGTGGTCCTCTGTACCAAGACCGGCCGCTGGATGGATCCGTTTCACCTGCCGGAGACCCGGTCGGGCTTTGTCGGCGGGCAGCCGCACCGGGCCGTCGTCGATTATTCCTACGACGGGACAATGCGCTCGGTTGAGCAGTCGCTGCTGCGGCTCGGCACCGACCGGATCGATCTGCTTCTGATCCACGATGTCGATGTCTGGACCCATGGCAAGGAGGCGATCGAGGACCGGTTTCGTGAAGCGATGACAGGTGCCTATGTGGCGCTCGACAAGCTTCGTAGCGAGGGCGTGGTCTCAGGAATAGGCATCGGCGTCAATGAAGCCGAAATGTGCGTGCGCTTTGCGCAGGCTGGGACCTTCGACGTGATGCTGCTCGCCGGGCGTTACTCGCTCTTGGAGCAACCCGCGCTGGAGGAGTTCATGCCGCTGGCGCTGAAACAGGGTATCGCCGTTCTGCTCGGCGGTGTCTTCAATTCCGGTATCCTGGCGACGGGCCCCGTCGCTGGCGCGAAGTACAATTACCAGGACGCGCCA
Encoded proteins:
- a CDS encoding aldo/keto reductase, with the protein product MASQSALPRRRLGRTELQVSVLGFGTAPLGDLFLELDDHTAIAAASRAFELGINLVDTSPHYGNGLSEHRCGTALRRVKRQDVVLCTKTGRWMDPFHLPETRSGFVGGQPHRAVVDYSYDGTMRSVEQSLLRLGTDRIDLLLIHDVDVWTHGKEAIEDRFREAMTGAYVALDKLRSEGVVSGIGIGVNEAEMCVRFAQAGTFDVMLLAGRYSLLEQPALEEFMPLALKQGIAVLLGGVFNSGILATGPVAGAKYNYQDAPPQILARVAEIQRICTAHGIALPTAALHFALGHPAVASVVLGAQNPAEVERNVAALTTSVPAALWADLKAARLLEADAPVPA